A single genomic interval of Caballeronia sp. NK8 harbors:
- a CDS encoding dienelactone hydrolase family protein, with protein MSGRFIDITLRDGTAIPAYVTQPAKGSGPGIVLLHDDAGLDDFITHTADLYAEEGYVVLAPRLPDYDPKPGGIAAENFAALVDALRALPQHAGKVGVVGFGRGGRLATRIAAQADVDCAACYYADDFAACRADIPTIRCPMVFHFPEHGAPEQREIEAAFAGKPHIERYAYPGTSSGFIIPGSEHYDKPAALMAYSRTLAILRKVLGPLFDLNLLWEQHCYFEFGTRDVDAVMPTMIAEPYVNHVPTMTGGVGHDQLKRFYRYHFVHSNPADTKLIPVSRTIGSDRVVDEFVFCATHDREIDWLLPGLAPTGKYFEVPMLAVIRFRGDKLYNEHIYWDQASVLVQIGVLDPEGLPVAGRQTARKLIDETLPSNTLMPNWASSEGKPI; from the coding sequence ATGAGCGGCAGGTTCATCGACATCACGCTTCGCGACGGCACGGCCATTCCCGCTTACGTGACCCAGCCCGCGAAGGGCTCGGGCCCAGGCATCGTGCTGTTGCACGACGACGCGGGCCTCGATGACTTCATCACGCACACGGCTGATCTTTACGCCGAAGAAGGTTACGTCGTGCTTGCGCCGCGCCTTCCCGACTACGATCCGAAGCCCGGCGGCATCGCGGCGGAAAATTTCGCGGCGCTCGTCGATGCGCTGCGCGCGTTGCCGCAGCATGCGGGCAAGGTCGGCGTGGTCGGTTTCGGGCGCGGCGGACGGCTCGCGACGCGCATCGCCGCGCAGGCCGACGTCGATTGCGCCGCCTGCTATTACGCTGACGATTTCGCCGCCTGCCGCGCCGATATCCCCACGATCCGCTGCCCGATGGTGTTCCACTTCCCCGAACACGGCGCGCCCGAACAGCGCGAAATCGAGGCCGCGTTCGCGGGCAAGCCGCACATCGAGCGATATGCATATCCGGGCACATCGAGCGGCTTCATCATTCCGGGCAGCGAGCACTACGACAAACCCGCGGCGCTGATGGCGTACTCGCGCACGCTCGCGATATTGCGCAAAGTGCTCGGCCCGCTCTTCGACCTCAATCTGCTGTGGGAGCAGCACTGCTATTTCGAGTTCGGCACGCGCGACGTCGACGCCGTCATGCCGACGATGATCGCCGAGCCCTACGTGAATCACGTGCCAACGATGACGGGCGGCGTCGGTCACGATCAGTTGAAGCGCTTCTATCGATATCACTTCGTCCATTCGAACCCGGCCGATACGAAGTTGATTCCGGTGTCACGCACGATCGGCTCGGACCGCGTGGTTGATGAGTTCGTGTTTTGTGCGACGCACGACCGCGAAATCGACTGGCTGCTGCCCGGCCTCGCACCGACGGGAAAATACTTCGAAGTCCCGATGCTCGCTGTGATCCGCTTTCGCGGCGACAAGCTCTATAACGAGCACATCTATTGGGATCAGGCCTCGGTGCTGGTGCAGATCGGCGTGCTCGATCCCGAAGGGCTGCCGGTCGCGGGCCGTCAGACCGCGCGCAAGCTGATCGATGAAACGCTGCCGAGCAACACGTTGATGCCCAACTGGGCGTCGAGCGAAGGCAAGCCGATCTGA
- a CDS encoding Nramp family divalent metal transporter has product MLDPVRPASKPPEQDDAFRPSLPEVYASVHVPTGGRWIRRFLAFAGPGYMISVGYMDPGNWATDIAGGSRFGYTLLTVILLSNLMAILLQALAVRLGIATGRDLAQACRDHYSKPVNFALWLACEAAIVACDLAEVIGTAIALQLLFGIPLIAGALLTALDAFLLLLLINKGFRLLEAFVIALLVVIASCFALQIAAAAPPLADVLRGFIPSPRIVADREMLYVAIGILGATVMPHNLYLHSSIVQTRAYGKSVRARRAAIRWATIDSTIALTLALFINAAILIVAAAVFHASGHDEVAEIGDAFHLLSPLLGLGIASTLFAVALLASGLNSTVTATLAGQIVMEGFLRLRIPNWARRLITRAIAIVPVIVVTAIYGEKGTGQLLVLSQVILSMQLPFAVIPLVRFVSDRRKMGVFAVSRWTSGLAWLVAAVIVVLNVKLLADTLLS; this is encoded by the coding sequence TACGCGTCGGTGCATGTGCCGACGGGCGGTCGATGGATTCGCCGCTTCCTCGCCTTCGCCGGACCCGGCTACATGATTTCCGTCGGCTATATGGACCCGGGCAACTGGGCGACCGACATCGCCGGCGGCTCGCGCTTCGGCTACACGTTGCTCACCGTCATCCTGCTGTCGAATCTGATGGCGATCCTGCTTCAGGCGCTTGCGGTCCGTTTGGGCATCGCGACCGGCCGCGATCTCGCGCAGGCGTGCCGCGATCATTATTCGAAGCCGGTGAATTTCGCGCTGTGGCTCGCGTGCGAGGCGGCGATCGTCGCGTGCGATCTGGCCGAGGTGATCGGCACGGCCATCGCGCTGCAATTGCTGTTCGGCATCCCGTTGATTGCGGGCGCGCTCCTGACCGCGCTCGACGCCTTCCTTTTGCTGCTGCTGATCAACAAGGGCTTTCGCTTGCTGGAGGCGTTCGTCATCGCGCTGCTGGTCGTGATTGCGAGCTGCTTCGCGTTGCAGATCGCCGCCGCGGCGCCGCCGCTCGCCGATGTGTTGCGCGGCTTCATCCCGTCGCCGCGCATCGTCGCGGATCGCGAAATGCTGTACGTGGCCATCGGCATCCTTGGCGCGACGGTCATGCCGCACAACCTGTATCTGCATTCGTCGATCGTGCAGACGCGCGCGTACGGCAAATCGGTGCGAGCGCGTCGCGCCGCGATCCGCTGGGCGACCATCGACAGCACGATCGCGTTGACGCTCGCGCTTTTCATCAACGCGGCGATTCTGATCGTCGCCGCTGCCGTGTTTCATGCGAGCGGTCACGACGAAGTCGCGGAGATCGGCGACGCCTTCCATCTGTTATCGCCGCTTCTGGGCCTGGGCATCGCATCGACGCTCTTCGCCGTTGCGTTGCTCGCGTCCGGCCTGAACTCGACCGTCACCGCGACCCTCGCCGGCCAGATCGTGATGGAAGGCTTTCTGCGACTGCGCATTCCGAACTGGGCACGGCGGCTCATCACGCGCGCGATCGCCATCGTGCCGGTGATTGTCGTGACCGCGATCTACGGCGAGAAGGGCACGGGTCAGTTGCTCGTGCTGAGCCAGGTGATTCTGTCGATGCAACTGCCGTTCGCCGTCATTCCGCTGGTGCGCTTCGTGTCGGACCGTCGCAAAATGGGCGTCTTCGCCGTCTCGCGCTGGACGAGCGGGCTGGCGTGGCTCGTCGCGGCGGTGATCGTCGTGCTGAACGTCAAGCTGCTCGCCGACACGCTGCTGTCGTGA